The Gordonibacter urolithinfaciens genome contains a region encoding:
- a CDS encoding serine dehydratase subunit alpha family protein, which produces MERTDERYGAYVSILEEELIAAMGCTEPIAIALAAARARELLGAEPTRVHVAASGSIIKNAKSVVVPHTGGLKGIEAAAAAGIVAGEAGRSLEVIADVSPADVEEVVAYLGRTPIAVERADSGLDFDIVVRAFAAEAADGAGAAGGGAGAGAAAGGPARSALVRIADFHTNIVREERDGEVLRDAAPASEGGAAEGMTDRGLLSMAGIWDFAMTVDVDDVRELLDRQIACNGAVADEGLAGDWGANIGSVMLGAYGDDVKVRACACAAAASDARMSGCELPVVINSGSGNQGITVSVPLIVYARELGSSDEQLYRALVLSNLVAIHQKTGIGRLSAFCGAVCAGAAAGAGIAYLDGGGYKEACHAVVNALSIVAGMVCDGAKPSCAGKIAFSVNAGILGYVMYRDGQQFYGGDGIVKKGVENTIDSIARLGRDGMRATNDEIIRIMLGS; this is translated from the coding sequence ATGGAGCGGACCGACGAGCGCTACGGCGCCTACGTTTCCATTTTGGAAGAAGAGCTTATCGCGGCGATGGGGTGCACGGAGCCTATCGCCATCGCGCTGGCGGCGGCGAGGGCGCGCGAGCTGCTGGGAGCCGAGCCGACCCGCGTGCACGTGGCGGCCAGCGGCAGCATCATCAAGAACGCGAAGAGCGTGGTGGTGCCCCATACGGGCGGCTTGAAGGGCATCGAGGCCGCGGCGGCAGCCGGCATCGTGGCGGGGGAGGCCGGCCGCAGCCTGGAGGTGATCGCCGACGTGTCGCCGGCCGACGTGGAGGAGGTCGTCGCCTATCTGGGGCGCACGCCCATCGCGGTGGAGCGCGCCGACTCGGGCCTCGACTTCGACATCGTCGTGCGCGCGTTCGCCGCGGAGGCTGCCGACGGCGCCGGGGCCGCGGGCGGCGGCGCGGGCGCCGGGGCCGCGGCGGGCGGTCCGGCGCGCAGCGCGCTCGTGCGCATCGCCGACTTCCACACGAACATCGTGCGCGAGGAGCGCGACGGCGAGGTGCTGCGCGATGCCGCGCCTGCGTCGGAGGGCGGCGCGGCCGAGGGCATGACCGACCGCGGCCTGCTTTCGATGGCCGGTATCTGGGACTTCGCCATGACCGTGGACGTGGACGACGTGCGCGAGCTGCTCGACCGGCAGATCGCCTGCAACGGCGCCGTGGCCGACGAGGGGCTGGCCGGCGACTGGGGCGCGAACATCGGCAGCGTCATGCTGGGCGCCTACGGCGACGACGTGAAGGTGCGCGCCTGCGCGTGCGCCGCAGCGGCGTCCGACGCGCGCATGAGCGGCTGCGAGCTGCCGGTGGTCATCAACTCGGGCAGCGGCAACCAGGGCATCACCGTGTCGGTGCCGCTCATCGTGTACGCGCGCGAGCTGGGGTCGAGCGACGAGCAGCTCTACCGTGCGCTGGTGCTCTCGAACCTCGTGGCCATCCATCAGAAGACGGGCATCGGCCGGCTGTCGGCGTTCTGCGGCGCGGTGTGCGCGGGCGCGGCGGCGGGCGCCGGCATCGCGTATCTGGACGGCGGCGGCTACAAGGAGGCCTGCCACGCCGTGGTGAACGCGCTGTCCATCGTGGCGGGCATGGTGTGCGACGGCGCGAAGCCCTCGTGCGCCGGCAAGATAGCCTTCTCGGTGAACGCCGGCATCCTCGGCTACGTGATGTACCGCGACGGCCAGCAGTTCTACGGCGGCGACGGCATCGTGAAGAAGGGCGTGGAGAACACCATCGACAGCATCG
- a CDS encoding putative bifunctional diguanylate cyclase/phosphodiesterase → MKKRSRLGKGFIVIAFWVLGVAILMFTLAQVRDFAGIINDSGVVRGGTQRVVKMELAGRPAPSTEQRVTSLLEKLAENEENRLYKGPETYEFMDNLAAVDSQWKLIEDEIDALHRGEGSAERLLDLSETHFTLADAMVLSAQKRAERDFLVTGAICTVLFLTAATIMLFMRNDRISKLKTAYFTDPLTRRKNMLAFEEQGQQLVSSAPGGTYLVAYTNVLNFRYINETYGYESGDKLILTLARLLDNACRRDELATHGNADHFVLLRNDPQRIEKLHGHIEAKLRATPDLHFTGILSFGCGVCEVEQPSDSIPLLVSNAIAVMKESPDKEGISRYDQVFRNAVELKNRIEQHEDEALANREFQLYLQPKNHLADGALAGAEALVRWNSPKLGFLPPDSFIPLFEKNGFIVQLDFYMLKRVCQTYPMTVPGTGEALVVSVNFSRVTIMREGFIERLLHVVDSARIPHEAIEVEVTESAFVMDEDAVINKLETLKAMGFRLAMDDFGTGYSSLNLLRKLPIDVLKIDRGFLSENTDPSRSRSVLKGVLDMAGDLGLVTVCEGVETEEQASMLRELGCPVAQGYVFSKPLPEGEFRTRYGL, encoded by the coding sequence TTGAAGAAGCGGAGTAGGCTGGGCAAGGGGTTTATCGTCATCGCCTTCTGGGTGCTGGGCGTAGCCATACTCATGTTCACCCTCGCGCAGGTGCGCGACTTCGCCGGCATCATCAACGACTCGGGCGTCGTGCGCGGCGGCACGCAGCGCGTGGTGAAGATGGAGCTGGCCGGCCGGCCGGCGCCGTCCACCGAGCAGCGCGTGACCTCGCTGCTGGAGAAACTGGCCGAGAACGAGGAAAACCGCCTGTACAAGGGCCCCGAAACCTACGAGTTCATGGACAACCTGGCCGCCGTCGACTCGCAATGGAAGCTCATCGAGGACGAGATCGATGCCCTGCACCGCGGGGAGGGATCCGCCGAGCGGCTGCTGGACCTGAGCGAGACGCACTTCACCCTGGCCGACGCCATGGTGCTCTCCGCCCAGAAGCGCGCCGAGCGAGACTTCCTCGTGACGGGCGCCATCTGCACCGTGCTGTTCCTCACCGCCGCCACCATCATGCTGTTCATGCGCAACGACCGCATCTCGAAGCTCAAGACCGCCTACTTCACCGACCCGCTCACGAGGCGCAAGAACATGCTGGCCTTCGAGGAGCAGGGGCAGCAGCTCGTGTCCAGCGCCCCCGGGGGCACGTACCTGGTGGCGTACACGAACGTGCTGAACTTCCGCTACATCAACGAGACGTACGGCTACGAGTCCGGCGACAAGCTCATCCTGACGTTGGCCCGCCTGCTGGACAATGCCTGCCGGCGCGACGAGCTGGCGACGCACGGCAACGCGGACCACTTCGTGCTGCTGCGCAACGACCCGCAGCGCATCGAGAAGCTGCACGGGCACATCGAGGCGAAGCTGCGCGCCACCCCCGACCTTCACTTCACGGGCATCCTCTCTTTCGGCTGCGGCGTGTGCGAGGTCGAGCAGCCCAGCGACAGCATCCCGCTCCTGGTGAGCAACGCCATAGCCGTGATGAAGGAGTCGCCCGACAAGGAGGGCATCTCGCGCTACGACCAGGTGTTCCGCAACGCCGTGGAGCTTAAGAACCGCATCGAGCAGCACGAGGACGAGGCGCTGGCGAACCGCGAGTTCCAGCTGTACCTGCAGCCGAAGAACCATCTGGCCGACGGCGCGCTCGCCGGGGCGGAGGCGCTTGTGCGCTGGAATTCGCCCAAGCTGGGCTTCCTCCCGCCCGACTCGTTCATCCCCCTCTTCGAGAAGAACGGGTTCATCGTGCAGCTCGACTTCTACATGCTCAAGCGCGTGTGCCAAACCTATCCGATGACCGTACCCGGCACCGGCGAAGCGCTCGTGGTGTCCGTGAACTTCTCCCGTGTCACCATCATGCGCGAGGGCTTCATCGAGCGCCTGCTGCACGTGGTGGACAGCGCCCGCATCCCCCACGAGGCCATCGAGGTCGAAGTCACCGAAAGCGCGTTCGTCATGGACGAGGACGCGGTCATCAACAAGCTCGAGACGCTCAAGGCCATGGGCTTCCGCCTGGCCATGGACGACTTCGGTACCGGCTACTCGTCGCTCAACCTGCTGCGCAAACTGCCCATCGACGTGCTCAAGATCGACCGCGGCTTCCTCTCCGAGAACACCGACCCGAGCCGATCGCGCTCCGTGCTGAAGGGCGTGCTGGACATGGCCGGCGACCTCGGGCTGGTCACCGTGTGCGAAGGCGTGGAAACGGAGGAGCAGGCCTCCATGCTGAGAGAGCTGGGCTGCCCGGTGGCCCAGGGCTACGTGTTCTCCAAGCCCCTGCCGGAGGGGGAGTTCCGCACCCGCTACGGACTTTGA